From Terriglobales bacterium, one genomic window encodes:
- a CDS encoding nucleoside transporter C-terminal domain-containing protein, which yields MGRFVGILGIITLLALGWLMSTNRRAIRLKTVAWGLGLQFVFALFVLKVEVGRTLFAKAGHGVEKFLGFSVAGSSFVFGELGKGSAGNLGFAFAFYILPTIIFVSAFFAVMYHFGIMQIIIKVFAWVMKRVMGASGAESLDVAASIFMGQTEAPLTIRPFLPSLTRSELMTVMTAGMAHVSGSIMAAYIAFGVKAEHLLSAVIMTAPGTLLMAKILVPETETPLTGGREVPGAQAAAAEVKLENGEMEEKREANVLGAIAKGTSDGLHLALNVAAMLIAFIALIALVNGIMGWTHSHLAWFPASLESVFGVIFAPIAWVIGIPWKDCLAIGNLLGTRMVVNELVAYSMMGAQQAVLDPRSFTIATFALCGFANFSSIGIQIGGISALAPNRRSDLAKLGFRAMIAGTMANLMSASIVGILIG from the coding sequence ATGGGCCGCTTCGTTGGAATCCTCGGGATCATTACCTTACTCGCGCTCGGCTGGCTTATGTCGACTAACCGGCGTGCTATTCGGCTGAAGACTGTGGCTTGGGGTTTAGGCCTTCAGTTTGTGTTTGCTCTGTTCGTCCTGAAGGTGGAAGTCGGGCGGACCCTGTTCGCTAAGGCCGGACACGGTGTCGAAAAGTTTCTGGGCTTCTCGGTTGCTGGATCATCTTTCGTGTTCGGCGAACTCGGAAAGGGCTCCGCCGGCAACCTGGGATTTGCCTTCGCCTTCTACATTCTGCCGACGATCATCTTTGTGTCGGCATTCTTCGCGGTGATGTATCACTTCGGCATCATGCAGATCATCATCAAGGTCTTTGCGTGGGTGATGAAGCGAGTGATGGGGGCGAGCGGTGCGGAATCGCTTGACGTAGCGGCATCCATTTTCATGGGTCAAACCGAAGCCCCGCTGACGATCCGTCCATTCTTGCCCTCGCTTACCCGTTCCGAGTTGATGACGGTAATGACTGCGGGTATGGCGCACGTTTCGGGCAGCATCATGGCGGCCTATATTGCTTTCGGCGTAAAGGCCGAACACCTGTTGAGCGCGGTGATTATGACCGCACCGGGCACCCTCCTGATGGCGAAGATCCTTGTACCCGAAACCGAAACTCCTCTTACAGGCGGGAGGGAAGTGCCAGGAGCCCAGGCGGCTGCCGCCGAAGTGAAGCTCGAGAACGGCGAGATGGAAGAGAAGCGCGAAGCCAACGTGCTGGGCGCGATCGCGAAGGGAACATCCGATGGACTGCATCTCGCATTGAATGTGGCGGCGATGCTGATCGCTTTTATTGCGCTGATCGCGCTCGTAAACGGCATCATGGGCTGGACACACAGCCATCTGGCCTGGTTTCCTGCGAGTCTCGAGAGTGTGTTCGGGGTGATATTTGCGCCCATCGCGTGGGTGATAGGAATCCCCTGGAAGGACTGCCTGGCGATTGGCAACCTGCTAGGTACACGCATGGTGGTGAATGAACTGGTGGCGTACTCGATGATGGGTGCGCAGCAGGCCGTGCTTGATCCGCGTTCGTTTACGATCGCCACATTTGCTCTTTGCGGTTTCGCCAATTTCAGTTCTATCGGAATCCAGATTGGCGGCATTTCAGCGCTGGCGCCGAATCGGCGTAGCGATCTGGCAAAGCTCGGTTTCCGTGCGATGATTGCCGGCACCATGGCGAACCTGATGTCCGCATCGATTGTTGGCATTCTGATTGGCTAG
- a CDS encoding purine-nucleoside phosphorylase: MNTAVEVIRQPDEFAKAEQAAEYIRSRTSLKPQIALVLGSGLGPFADQMVDAVRISYSDIPNFPRPSAQGHAGKLVIGKVGDVPVAAMQGRVHYYEGLPLREVIFPMRVFGRLGVKAAIITNAAGGINTSYQQGALVVLSDHINLQGSNPLIGQNDERFGPRFPDMTRVYWKPYRQAALEEGKRLGISVAEGVYLAVTGPSYETPAEIRMFRTWGADVVGMSTVSEVIAASHMGIRVLAISCVTNMAAGILDQPLSHQEVLETGDRVKGAFMSLLQAVIPRMAADLKKND; encoded by the coding sequence ATGAACACTGCGGTGGAAGTGATTCGGCAGCCCGACGAGTTTGCGAAAGCGGAGCAGGCCGCGGAGTACATCCGTTCGCGAACTTCGCTGAAACCGCAGATCGCGCTTGTGCTCGGGTCTGGCTTGGGACCTTTTGCGGACCAAATGGTTGATGCCGTACGCATCTCTTATTCGGATATCCCAAACTTTCCGCGTCCAAGTGCGCAGGGGCACGCTGGCAAGCTAGTCATCGGCAAAGTCGGTGACGTGCCGGTTGCGGCTATGCAGGGTAGAGTCCACTATTACGAGGGACTCCCGTTACGCGAGGTGATCTTCCCGATGCGTGTTTTCGGGCGCCTTGGCGTGAAAGCTGCCATCATCACGAACGCCGCAGGGGGGATCAACACTAGTTATCAGCAGGGGGCCCTGGTGGTTCTAAGCGACCACATCAACCTGCAAGGGTCGAATCCGCTCATTGGGCAAAACGACGAAAGATTCGGTCCCCGCTTCCCGGACATGACCCGCGTCTATTGGAAGCCATATCGCCAAGCGGCCCTGGAAGAGGGAAAGCGTCTTGGCATCAGTGTTGCCGAAGGCGTGTACCTCGCGGTTACCGGACCGAGTTATGAAACGCCAGCGGAAATCCGCATGTTTCGAACATGGGGTGCTGACGTGGTCGGTATGTCCACGGTGTCAGAAGTCATCGCGGCATCGCATATGGGTATTCGAGTGCTGGCGATATCGTGCGTTACGAATATGGCTGCCGGAATTCTGGACCAACCGCTGAGCCACCAGGAAGTACTCGAAACGGGCGATCGTGTAAAGGGTGCTTTTATGTCTTTGCTACAGGCTGTGATTCCACGAATGGCAGCCGACCTGAAGAAAAATGACTAA
- the udk gene encoding uridine kinase: MTKTHIIAIAGPSCAGKTETSKVVARKLNAPILSLDSYYRPLDHLSFEERTKFNFDEPAALDHELLIQQLAEAAGGKTVHAPVYDFVAHSRSPQIETIEPGAFLILEGLFVLWWDDVRNLCDTTVYVDAPDELCLERRKYRDVRERGRSVESVVRQYEQTVRPMAAKYVWPTRKLAQLVVSGTDSLEHCAAQVLQTAKVSKSEFATAD; this comes from the coding sequence ATGACTAAGACTCACATCATCGCAATCGCAGGTCCATCGTGTGCCGGGAAAACCGAAACATCGAAGGTGGTCGCGCGCAAGCTGAATGCCCCTATTCTGAGCCTAGACAGCTACTACCGGCCGCTTGATCATCTTTCCTTCGAAGAACGTACGAAGTTTAACTTCGACGAGCCTGCGGCCCTTGATCACGAGTTGCTTATCCAACAACTTGCCGAAGCCGCTGGCGGCAAGACGGTCCACGCACCGGTGTACGACTTCGTGGCACATTCGCGTTCGCCGCAGATCGAAACCATCGAGCCCGGCGCGTTCCTTATTCTCGAGGGCCTGTTTGTTCTCTGGTGGGATGACGTGAGGAATCTCTGCGATACGACGGTGTATGTTGACGCTCCGGATGAACTTTGCCTGGAACGACGGAAGTACCGTGACGTTCGCGAACGTGGCCGCAGCGTTGAGTCAGTGGTTCGCCAATATGAGCAGACGGTGCGCCCGATGGCGGCGAAGTACGTGTGGCCGACGAGGAAACTGGCGCAACTGGTTGTTTCTGGTACTGACTCGCTGGAGCACTGCGCCGCGCAGGTGTTGCAGACAGCTAAGGTGAGTAAGTCTGAATTCGCTACAGCCGATTAA
- the larE gene encoding ATP-dependent sacrificial sulfur transferase LarE, producing MKLAAKHELLRNSLSQHRPLLIAYSGGIDSAYLAFEAHRVLGNEMLAVIADSPSLAREHLRAAIAFAGEHRIPLEVVSTSEMQNPDYVRNDPQRCFHCKDELFSVMETYQTEKGFAAIAYGVNADDQSDFRPGQNAARKHGVIAPLLEAGLTKAEIRQLAREANLAIWDKPASACLSSRIEYGRPVTKEALAQVEAGEEALRSIGFRQFRVRHHGAICRIEIAREELPRALDIDMAAKLVRIFKGLGFDYVTLDLQGFRSGSMNSVLPISELRKA from the coding sequence GTGAAACTTGCTGCCAAACACGAACTGCTTCGCAATTCTTTGAGTCAACATCGGCCTCTTCTTATTGCCTATTCCGGTGGCATTGATTCCGCCTATTTGGCTTTCGAAGCGCACCGTGTCTTGGGCAACGAGATGCTCGCAGTCATTGCCGACTCGCCTTCCCTGGCTCGCGAACACCTTCGTGCGGCAATCGCCTTTGCGGGCGAACACCGCATTCCCCTTGAAGTAGTAAGCACCTCCGAGATGCAGAACCCCGACTACGTCCGGAATGATCCCCAGCGCTGTTTCCACTGCAAGGACGAGTTATTCAGCGTTATGGAAACCTACCAGACTGAAAAGGGATTCGCTGCCATTGCTTATGGCGTGAATGCCGACGATCAATCCGACTTCCGTCCTGGCCAGAACGCTGCCCGAAAGCACGGCGTAATCGCTCCACTGCTCGAAGCCGGACTCACCAAGGCGGAAATCCGGCAACTTGCCCGCGAAGCCAACCTCGCTATTTGGGACAAACCGGCCTCTGCGTGTCTGTCGTCCCGTATCGAGTATGGGCGTCCTGTCACCAAGGAGGCGCTGGCGCAGGTTGAGGCCGGCGAAGAAGCCCTTCGATCCATCGGATTCCGTCAATTTCGCGTTCGCCATCACGGTGCCATCTGTCGTATCGAGATCGCCCGCGAAGAACTGCCCCGAGCTCTGGATATCGACATGGCTGCCAAACTAGTCAGGATCTTCAAGGGACTGGGTTTTGACTATGTGACCCTCGATCTTCAGGGGTTTCGTTCGGGATCCATGAATTCTGTCCTGCCCATTTCCGAGTTGCGGAAAGCCTAA
- a CDS encoding RHS repeat-associated core domain-containing protein has product MKTCAIISIIAFLAVSAFGQTVTGPAPSTSQQSNVFDSVNLGSLNVYFDIPVINKAGRGIPFVYSVTYNSSMWKKVAVGTSVSWQPTTKWMGWSAIKPLPEGYILSKSAQKKCTPDGGGWYYYNEYTLSAYVDRSGVSHPFNLVLDTDFDNECSPYPDWGQASSLDSPALRISATGGWPTAVVTTPEGHILTVPVVSPLQIPAPAAAILRKDDNGNKITTPDGANFIDTLGKTALSISGTNPVLYTYTDPDIISNPNGGPTTQSSVKVYYSSIPIRTYFQCSGVGEYGPINYDLPTSIQLPDGTAYSIAYEASPDPSYPNAKTGRIASITLPTGGVITYNYSGPNAGIVCADGSTSGLVRTTSPGGTWTYQRNLVSGTKWLTTVTDPASNQTLVNFQKVAASEGSTYLETKRVVYSGYSTANPAVVLQTNETCYNNSTPDCTATMVSLPVSSVSSFTRLPNSTGKTSLRTAAFDPSTGAPTDIRVYDFGTAGSGTAGTRLSKTEIGYATFTNGITGKPATVRVFDANDILKAETTYAYDGVPPDASNITVQHDTVSGSRGNLTSVSRSTGTGTLTTTYRYFDTGNLKSVTNGLTPDTDPTTTYTYGACEGAFATQVSLPLSLGTSSAWNCDGGVMMSSTDENNQQTTYTYGDGNRWIATRIDTPDGGQVTTQYNLASSPKHIIQTQKLDATKSTYLQSNIDEFGRVKQTIKTDSGGSAPIFTDTTYDAFSRVATVSNPYMSTSDPTYGLTQYAYDALGRQTTITNPDGTTKTLAYGGSAVTVADEGYNSSGGKVSRTMQYDAAGRLKSVCEITLGIAWNQDSAAPCGMDLTATGFTTTYEYNPLGNLTSVIQGTLPVRAYAYDMLGRLTTESNPEIAGNVSYSYNSRGDLYQRVRRAPNQDGTATVTTTYTYDVLHRLTGIGYSDGTPSRTYTYDQTSAKGLSNLLGKGRLTDASSTSSGTVFSDTVFRYDAVGRVSASASCTPTTCSGGSNTYIGQYSYDLAGNMLSNASPLGGYTLGYAYNASQQLTAVTSTLADSTHPGTLVSNISYNPLGQMISATYGNGITLARSFDNLGRLRTLTDGSVYSIGGPAPNNTVTYYPNSNIRQVIDSSNGSWTYGYDEFNRLASASKGGGDNFTYDYDRYGNRWHQNVNGTSSPSYVFINNRISGSSISYDAAGNITNDGNHTYAYDAENRLISVDNGATATYQYDALGNRIQTTVAGVAREFLYDAQNRMVAMMRSSPRVFDRGEIFAGGWRIATYTWSNTHFNHADWLGNVRVRTDASGAVVSTYNNLPFGDCLDQNGGSACDGQVGYTPVHFTDQDRDTETGLDHFMFRQYASVQGRWMSPDPAGMSAVDAANPQSWNRYAYAGNNPITFVDPLGLRRARFRWSGGGDGYACYIDDHPAACGQAFDLIVSGAAYPETFGGARCFERDGQVWCGNSEDSEPFKLINVVDYFASLPPGLLELWNVDPVKRPTDCRYVDPSSASVETINRNRACGYYDHD; this is encoded by the coding sequence ATGAAAACCTGTGCAATCATCTCGATCATCGCTTTTCTCGCTGTCTCTGCGTTTGGCCAGACGGTTACCGGGCCTGCTCCGTCCACCAGCCAACAATCAAACGTCTTCGACAGTGTGAACCTTGGAAGTCTAAATGTGTATTTCGACATTCCTGTGATCAACAAGGCTGGACGAGGCATTCCGTTCGTGTATTCAGTGACCTACAACAGTTCGATGTGGAAGAAGGTTGCTGTCGGGACCTCCGTGTCTTGGCAACCGACCACTAAATGGATGGGTTGGTCCGCCATAAAGCCGCTGCCCGAGGGCTACATCCTTTCCAAATCTGCACAGAAGAAATGCACGCCAGACGGAGGAGGTTGGTACTACTACAACGAATACACGTTGTCAGCATATGTCGACAGATCTGGAGTCAGCCACCCTTTTAATCTTGTGCTGGATACCGACTTTGATAACGAATGTAGTCCGTATCCAGATTGGGGCCAGGCATCGAGTCTCGACAGCCCCGCACTTCGCATTTCCGCCACAGGAGGATGGCCTACAGCCGTGGTGACCACGCCCGAAGGGCACATCCTTACTGTACCCGTTGTGAGCCCTCTGCAAATACCCGCGCCGGCAGCCGCGATACTGCGCAAGGATGACAATGGAAACAAGATAACAACTCCTGACGGCGCTAATTTTATCGATACTTTGGGCAAGACGGCGTTAAGCATCTCCGGCACGAACCCGGTACTGTACACCTATACGGACCCGGATATCATTTCAAATCCCAATGGTGGTCCGACGACCCAATCCAGCGTTAAGGTCTACTACTCCTCAATTCCCATAAGAACTTATTTCCAATGTTCAGGAGTTGGGGAGTACGGGCCGATTAACTATGACTTGCCAACGAGCATACAGTTGCCTGACGGCACCGCTTACTCAATTGCCTACGAGGCTAGCCCCGATCCCAGCTATCCAAATGCAAAGACGGGGCGAATCGCTTCTATAACATTGCCGACAGGAGGAGTGATCACCTACAACTACTCCGGACCGAATGCGGGTATCGTTTGTGCGGACGGCAGCACGTCTGGTCTTGTAAGAACTACTTCGCCTGGAGGAACATGGACTTATCAGCGCAATCTCGTGTCGGGAACGAAATGGCTCACCACCGTCACGGACCCCGCCTCGAACCAGACCCTTGTCAACTTCCAAAAGGTAGCCGCAAGCGAAGGCAGTACCTACTTAGAAACCAAGCGGGTCGTGTATTCGGGGTATTCCACGGCAAATCCCGCTGTCGTCCTGCAAACGAATGAAACCTGCTACAACAACAGCACTCCCGATTGCACGGCAACAATGGTCAGCCTCCCCGTTTCAAGTGTTTCGTCGTTCACCAGGCTGCCAAACTCAACTGGGAAGACTTCGCTGCGTACCGCTGCCTTCGATCCCTCTACAGGTGCTCCGACAGATATCCGTGTGTACGATTTCGGAACCGCCGGTTCAGGAACCGCTGGCACTCGTCTAAGCAAGACGGAAATTGGCTACGCTACTTTCACCAATGGCATCACCGGTAAACCAGCAACGGTCAGGGTGTTCGACGCCAACGATATCCTCAAAGCAGAAACAACGTATGCGTACGACGGGGTTCCTCCGGATGCTAGCAACATCACTGTCCAACACGATACTGTTTCAGGTTCACGTGGAAATCTCACGAGTGTGAGCCGCTCGACTGGAACGGGAACCCTCACGACCACCTATAGGTATTTCGATACCGGCAATCTCAAGTCCGTTACTAATGGACTAACGCCTGATACAGACCCGACCACAACCTATACGTATGGTGCCTGTGAAGGCGCTTTTGCTACACAGGTAAGTCTACCGTTGTCGCTCGGCACATCAAGTGCCTGGAATTGCGATGGTGGCGTGATGATGAGTTCCACTGACGAAAATAATCAGCAGACCACATATACGTATGGAGATGGCAATCGTTGGATTGCTACCCGAATTGACACGCCCGACGGCGGCCAGGTCACAACTCAGTACAATCTTGCAAGCAGTCCGAAGCACATTATTCAAACACAGAAGCTCGACGCAACAAAATCAACGTACCTCCAATCCAATATCGATGAATTCGGGCGAGTGAAGCAAACCATCAAGACTGATTCGGGCGGTTCCGCTCCGATCTTTACCGACACAACATACGACGCCTTCAGTCGCGTAGCCACTGTCTCGAACCCCTACATGAGTACGTCGGACCCGACCTACGGACTAACGCAGTACGCCTACGATGCTTTGGGCCGACAAACGACTATCACCAACCCCGATGGAACGACCAAGACGCTCGCTTATGGCGGCTCCGCCGTTACGGTAGCTGACGAAGGGTACAACAGCTCTGGTGGAAAGGTGAGCAGAACCATGCAGTATGATGCGGCTGGTCGGTTGAAGTCTGTGTGCGAGATCACGCTTGGCATCGCATGGAATCAGGATAGCGCGGCCCCGTGCGGAATGGACCTCACCGCTACAGGTTTTACCACTACTTATGAATACAACCCGCTGGGTAACTTAACTTCGGTCATCCAAGGCACCCTGCCAGTTCGGGCTTATGCTTACGATATGCTTGGCCGTTTGACAACCGAGTCAAATCCCGAGATCGCGGGGAATGTCAGTTACAGCTACAATTCGAGAGGCGACCTCTATCAGCGGGTTCGGCGTGCTCCAAATCAGGACGGCACCGCCACTGTTACCACCACTTATACCTACGACGTTTTACATCGGCTAACTGGGATCGGCTATTCCGATGGCACTCCGAGTCGGACATACACCTACGATCAGACTTCAGCCAAGGGGCTATCCAACCTGCTCGGCAAGGGCAGGCTTACCGACGCTTCTTCGACTTCGTCAGGAACCGTGTTCTCCGACACCGTTTTTCGCTACGACGCAGTCGGCAGGGTGAGCGCAAGCGCATCGTGTACTCCTACTACTTGCTCGGGTGGATCGAATACTTACATCGGCCAGTACAGCTATGATCTGGCCGGAAACATGCTCTCAAATGCGAGTCCGCTGGGTGGATACACTCTTGGCTACGCCTACAACGCGTCCCAGCAGTTGACTGCGGTAACTAGTACTTTAGCTGATAGCACGCATCCAGGTACTCTCGTGTCAAACATTTCCTACAATCCTCTTGGCCAGATGATTTCCGCAACATACGGGAACGGGATTACCTTGGCGCGAAGCTTCGACAACCTGGGACGCTTGCGCACGCTCACGGACGGTTCTGTTTATTCGATCGGCGGTCCAGCGCCTAACAACACCGTGACGTACTACCCAAACAGCAATATCAGGCAAGTTATCGATTCTAGCAACGGATCGTGGACCTATGGCTACGACGAATTCAACCGGCTTGCTTCGGCGTCGAAGGGCGGAGGCGACAACTTCACCTACGACTACGATCGCTACGGAAACCGCTGGCACCAGAACGTGAACGGAACATCGAGTCCAAGCTACGTCTTCATCAACAACCGGATTTCAGGAAGCAGCATCTCCTACGACGCCGCCGGCAACATCACGAACGACGGCAATCACACCTACGCCTACGATGCCGAGAACCGCCTGATCTCCGTTGATAACGGCGCGACGGCAACGTATCAATACGATGCATTGGGTAACCGTATTCAGACTACTGTCGCAGGTGTCGCCCGCGAGTTCCTTTACGACGCCCAAAACCGCATGGTAGCCATGATGCGCTCCAGTCCTCGTGTCTTCGACCGTGGCGAGATCTTCGCCGGTGGCTGGCGGATCGCGACCTATACCTGGAGCAACACGCATTTCAATCACGCCGACTGGCTGGGTAACGTTCGCGTCCGTACCGACGCCTCGGGTGCGGTAGTCAGCACCTACAACAACCTGCCGTTCGGCGACTGCCTGGACCAGAACGGTGGCAGCGCCTGCGACGGCCAAGTCGGCTACACTCCGGTTCACTTCACCGACCAGGATCGAGACACCGAAACCGGCCTCGATCACTTCATGTTCCGGCAGTACGCGTCGGTGCAGGGCAGGTGGATGAGTCCCGATCCTGCGGGAATGAGCGCTGTTGATGCAGCGAATCCGCAGAGCTGGAATCGATACGCGTACGCAGGGAATAATCCGATAACATTCGTGGATCCGCTGGGGCTTCGGCGGGCCCGCTTTAGATGGTCGGGAGGCGGTGACGGCTATGCCTGTTACATTGACGATCACCCCGCAGCCTGCGGTCAGGCATTCGACCTAATCGTCTCTGGAGCTGCGTATCCTGAGACCTTCGGGGGTGCACGCTGTTTTGAAAGAGACGGGCAGGTCTGGTGTGGAAACTCTGAAGATTCTGAACCGTTCAAACTTATAAACGTTGTAGACTACTTTGCATCACTGCCGCCAGGCTTGCTCGAACTCTGGAATGTTGATCCCGTTAAGAGGCCAACGGATTGTAGGTATGTCGATCCGTCTTCGGCGTCCGTTGAGACTATCAACCGAAATCGCGCCTGCGGTTATTACGATCATGATTAA
- a CDS encoding tyrosine-type recombinase/integrase yields MSFVLYDWRHTFATRLGESGVDLATIAAILGHNSLRVVQKYLHPTATHKKAAMERYEVVLADVEKQHSTCKAERPN; encoded by the coding sequence TTGTCGTTTGTTTTGTACGATTGGCGCCATACCTTCGCAACACGCTTAGGAGAGTCAGGTGTGGATCTTGCGACCATCGCTGCCATTCTCGGCCACAACTCGCTGCGGGTCGTGCAAAAGTACCTGCATCCCACTGCCACCCATAAGAAAGCCGCAATGGAGCGTTACGAAGTCGTACTCGCGGATGTAGAGAAGCAGCACTCTACGTGTAAAGCGGAAAGGCCGAACTGA
- a CDS encoding tellurite resistance/C4-dicarboxylate transporter family protein, whose product MPMPHLMANTTAAPRWRSLARAVETLHPAYFAMVMATGIVAIACELTGKPLLATALTVVNVVVFCTLWLLTLARLVLYPKALFRDLTDHQRGPGFFTIVAGTSVLGRQLILIFEAFRPATALFWLTLPLWAGFMYAIFTGLTVKEDKPSLADGIHGGWLIAVVATQAVSSLGTLLSPRFPTHTEELLFLSLSLWLCGGMLYIWVISLIFYRYTFFRFLPSDLMPPYWINMGAMAISTLAGAGLIKNAGHAAFLSEMLPFLKGFSVFFWATATWWLPMLVILAIWRHLYKRFPLTYDPLYWGAVFPLGMYTVATWQIADAMNLQFLLGIPRVFVYVAIAAWLGAFAGFALSLLRGRHDAVVRD is encoded by the coding sequence ATGCCAATGCCTCATCTGATGGCGAACACAACGGCTGCACCTCGATGGCGGAGTCTCGCACGTGCTGTTGAGACTCTCCATCCTGCATACTTCGCGATGGTCATGGCGACCGGCATCGTGGCAATCGCTTGCGAGCTAACGGGAAAACCACTTTTGGCGACTGCGCTTACCGTCGTCAATGTCGTTGTGTTCTGCACGCTTTGGCTTCTCACGTTGGCGCGACTCGTCCTTTATCCGAAGGCTCTGTTCCGCGATCTGACCGACCATCAGCGAGGGCCCGGTTTCTTCACCATCGTCGCGGGCACGAGTGTATTGGGACGTCAGTTAATCCTGATCTTCGAGGCATTCCGCCCAGCGACTGCGCTCTTCTGGCTTACGCTACCGCTCTGGGCTGGGTTCATGTACGCCATCTTCACGGGCCTAACAGTCAAGGAGGACAAACCGTCTCTGGCAGACGGAATACACGGTGGTTGGTTGATAGCTGTAGTCGCGACACAAGCGGTATCCAGTCTGGGCACACTACTTTCACCTCGATTTCCGACGCACACAGAGGAATTGTTGTTCCTATCATTGTCACTCTGGCTGTGCGGCGGCATGCTCTACATCTGGGTAATCTCGCTAATTTTTTATCGCTATACCTTCTTCCGCTTCCTGCCCTCCGATCTGATGCCTCCGTACTGGATCAACATGGGTGCAATGGCAATATCGACTCTGGCCGGAGCGGGTCTTATCAAGAACGCTGGTCATGCGGCATTTCTGTCGGAGATGCTGCCATTCCTTAAAGGATTCAGTGTGTTCTTTTGGGCCACCGCCACATGGTGGTTGCCGATGCTGGTGATTCTTGCGATTTGGCGGCACCTGTACAAGAGGTTCCCGTTAACGTACGACCCGCTTTATTGGGGAGCGGTGTTCCCGCTGGGGATGTACACGGTAGCAACCTGGCAGATTGCTGATGCTATGAATCTCCAGTTCTTGCTGGGAATCCCGCGGGTGTTTGTATATGTAGCAATCGCTGCCTGGCTGGGCGCATTTGCAGGTTTCGCCCTCTCGCTGCTACGCGGCCGCCATGATGCAGTGGTTCGCGATTAA
- a CDS encoding helix-turn-helix transcriptional regulator — protein sequence MEDDRVELPLRTNVGSLPTSLAMALFAVIAVLIGIDIAIDYRSGTMPSHVLAEGFVMALAVIGMALMWRRFNLVQREAKLLRVDLEAAKREAQRFREEAHEALRGLGEAIDRQFERWTLTPAEREVGLLLLKGLTHKEIASIRSTGETTIRQQALAVYRKSGLRSRTELSAFFLEDLLLPISQR from the coding sequence GTGGAAGACGATAGAGTTGAATTGCCTCTTCGAACGAATGTTGGATCGTTGCCGACATCATTAGCCATGGCGCTGTTTGCGGTCATTGCCGTGCTCATCGGCATTGACATTGCAATAGATTACCGCTCCGGTACCATGCCGTCCCATGTGCTAGCCGAGGGATTCGTCATGGCGCTCGCCGTTATCGGAATGGCACTCATGTGGCGCCGATTCAATCTCGTTCAGCGGGAGGCCAAGCTTTTACGCGTAGACCTTGAGGCCGCCAAACGAGAGGCTCAACGGTTCCGCGAGGAAGCGCACGAAGCCCTTCGGGGTCTCGGAGAAGCAATTGATCGCCAGTTTGAGCGCTGGACGCTTACTCCAGCCGAGCGAGAAGTCGGACTCCTATTACTGAAGGGACTTACGCATAAAGAAATTGCATCGATCAGATCGACCGGTGAGACGACCATTCGACAGCAGGCGCTCGCCGTATATCGCAAGTCTGGGCTACGGAGCCGAACAGAACTCTCAGCATTCTTCCTGGAAGACCTATTGTTACCAATCTCCCAGCGATAG
- a CDS encoding DUF2231 domain-containing protein yields the protein MTSTPLHPALVHLPLGLAFIIPLLAIGFAWAIWTERIRARGWLLVVLLQVVLVGGGILAVNTGEREEDRVESTVPKQALKEHESFATQFVWLSGITLAVMLGAAVSRRPSVLKAATAAAVIGSFLVAGAALRVGHAGGQLVYTYNAGAAYGANAGNKDTLMDPRSTQMSHMNASAEHHDDD from the coding sequence GTGACGTCAACACCTTTGCATCCAGCGCTTGTACACCTGCCTCTCGGCTTAGCCTTCATAATCCCGCTACTGGCCATCGGCTTCGCTTGGGCGATTTGGACTGAACGCATCCGTGCCCGAGGTTGGTTGCTTGTAGTTCTGCTTCAGGTGGTGCTGGTTGGAGGCGGCATCCTGGCGGTGAACACCGGTGAGCGAGAGGAGGATCGGGTGGAGTCTACCGTCCCGAAGCAGGCGCTAAAAGAACATGAATCCTTCGCAACTCAGTTCGTCTGGTTGAGCGGCATAACCCTGGCCGTCATGTTGGGTGCCGCAGTGTCCCGCCGCCCCAGTGTGCTGAAGGCGGCAACGGCGGCAGCAGTGATCGGCAGCTTTCTCGTCGCAGGTGCAGCCCTGCGCGTTGGCCATGCCGGCGGACAGCTTGTGTATACGTACAACGCCGGTGCTGCCTACGGCGCAAACGCCGGGAATAAAGACACTCTAATGGATCCGCGCTCAACGCAAATGTCGCACATGAATGCGTCTGCCGAACATCATGATGATGATTGA